TATGCATTGGGTGGGGGATTGGAATTGGCATTAGCGTGTGATCTTCGAATAGCAGGTACGTGCACTGCCAAATATGGGATATTTAATCACTGGTTTTAGTTAAATAACATTTGAAAGTAAGCTAAAGGCTGTTTGGTTCCCTTTCTGATAAGCTAAGACAGAAACTTGTGTGATGTATGAAATGAATAGACACTTGCCTAAAATTTTGGTGATGTTTAACTATTTGAGAAAGCTGtatgtcctttttttaaaaaaggaaaacaattttaGATGAGGTATCAATATGAGTGACACTAAAATTCTTTTTGAAGGGGTTAATCTCTGGTTGGTGGTAGGGGTATATGGCTAATGCCCACTAACAGCAGGTTTATTGGGCATTAACCATATGCCCCTTATCAGCCCTGGTTTGGTCTAACCTACTTTTGGCAGTAAGGTCCCTGCACGTTGATGAGAGAGAACAGACCCTTTAGAAAGTACATCAACAGAGGGACTGGGCCATCCCTATGTACTCGTAACTTGCACAAGATCAGAGAGCTATTTCTTTTCAGAACAGCTCCATTATCTCAGATCATGCGGCAAGCTGAATTATGACAGTTTTACTTTATCACCTAGTGACCTGGTGTGCACAAGTCTGATCTCAGGCTAATTCCAAGACTAAGTCAGAGAGAACCAAAACCTCCTCCCCACTTGCATCCATTTCAGGGGGAGTAAGAATCTCTTCTAGAGGCTCCCAGCCCAGTGAGGTACTGCAGCTTCTTCAGTGCACCCTGCCTTTGGAATAAGTGTCCCCACACAACTCTCATAGTGCTACCGGATTTCCTCCTTATTGCTTAATATGAAAATGCTTAATATCTCTAATTAACATGGCATATAAATTAATgggtgaggtttttaaaaaaagttagcaAAATGCTTTAATTCCTCCCTCCCTTCTGAATCTTCATATCACGCCCTTAGCTCCCTTTTTCCTGGGAAAATAATGCCAGATTTCCTGGAAGCAGTCAGCTACAAAGGATATTTAAGTCCAGGCTCATCTCCACCTAACTTGTAGTTGGGGTTGGTTGACTGTAGCACCCATCCTCTCTGGCTACCTGAAGATAATGTAGTAACCTGGCCCATCTTATTCCTGAAATCTCCCAAGATGGCAGTTTGGTAACTTAATGCTGCTTTAAAAGAGAAATGTTCTGATTGTATAACAGACACCTCAAAGCAATAAGAAATAATATTTGAGGCTAATCTGCAATTGAGAATGGAGTCTAGCTGCAAGATGCCCAGAATGAATGAATGCTAAAGATCCACTCTGCACAGAGGTCACTTTCCAGCTGGTGCTAAGGTGGTAGATAAGCAGAAACACTTTTATTCAGCAAAAGCTGGAATcaatttaccttttctttttgtggaacaAACGCGTGTGTCAGAAAAGTGTTTACGCCAAGATCCATAGCTCTAGTTTGCTTAGCAAATGGTATGCCCCAGTCATAAGCATGTCCACAGAAATCGCAGAATGTGACTAATCACTGCAGGCACACTCATTTTAGTTACATTTTTGATACCTTTCAATACAAAATGATGTATGTTTAGTGTGAAAGGAATTTAGCCACTTGACACCATTGACTCTAGTGGGATTCAGCCACTGGCATTCTTGGAGAGAAAATGATCTTAGTGTAATGTTAACAGCTATCTTCTGTTGtgagaaaataactttttttaaaaaatttatttaaaaatagcttCATCAGCTAAAATGGGCCTGATTGAGACCACGAGAGGACTTCTTCCTGGTGCAGGTAACCTAGCTTCATTAAATCTTTTGGTATTTTTACAGCTAAATGTGAATTTTACTGTAGGGCTATACTTGATGAAAATCCTTTTATAACAAAGGAAGTGTTATCTAGTAGTCAGAGCAAGGAGCTGGGAGTCTCAATTGCAGTTTGTCtgagctctgctactgacttgcagTGATCTTAGGTAGACCATTTCCCCCTTTATACGATGTGTGAATACTTGTTCACTCCACCAAGGTGCTGTGACCTAATGTGTAAAATCTTGAGCTTCTCAGATGACAGGGGCTATAGTGCATGTTACTACTAGTACTATTAAAACACCATGTTTTTCACATGTATAAACAGGTAAAATATATTGGAGTGGTTTTCGCTATTTGTTTCTCAGAAAAGCATAATGTGGTATATTGTCTTAAGGTGGAACCCAACGCCTGCCCCGCTGTATTGGAATAGGTCTTGCTAAGgaactcattttcactggcagaCAGATTGATGGACAACAAGCACTCTCAATAGGATTAGTAAACCACACAGTGCCACAGAATGATGAAGGGGATGCTGCTTACCAGAGAGCATTAACCTTAGCTAAAGAAATTGTTCCTCAGGTCAGTATTGTTTATTTGGCTCATGTGTTTCATGTATAGAAGGTGTTTTGGCTACTTTGTGGGACATGgctagcttcttaactctttacatgAAATATTGAAATCTTGGGGGActtatttttcttaaagcatcTTCAGCCCACTCTCTCTCTTAGCAGATTCAATTCAGTGCAAGTGCAAATGATGTAATGTAGACATCTACTAGCTGACTTGTGGGCACAATCAGACCTCTAGGTGTCATCGCTTACAGCAGCAAAAAGGAGGcaagctttgaaaatcagatctTTGAAATTCAGTGTGAGAAACTGAACTTATTTTTGTTTCCTCTTCATGAATGGGATCTGAATGACTACATCAAAATAGCCTTAATGTTCTCCCACTGCATTAGCTGTTGTATTTTACGTCTATGAGGAATGGTAGGAGACATAGCTAATGGTTCCTTAGCATTAGGACATTATTGTTCTGTGCATCAAACACGTATGACCATCATACACTGTTTGAAGTAAGTGTACTGGGACTACTCTCTCTAAAGTGGTGGCACTGTACACATCCAGCCCTAAAAGTGGTAACTTTCAATCTGCTGATTTTTGTCTTGCTAATTTGTCTTGTGGTGGTACTGAGCACTACCGCTGTTTCAGTgcaagctgtgggtgctcagctcctctgaaaatcaggccatgtatTTAGGCAAGAATGCATATTTAGGCACTCAAGTCTGAAAACTTTGGCTTGAATACTTAAAAGTACATTCTATTATGAACTGTAGACAGTCTTAGCTTTTTTGGCTATATATAATATTAGCTTTACTGCAAACTCCTGAAGACAAGAGACTGCCTTTGGAAaaagctgggtgaataactgacTTAAGTTTGTTGACTTCAgttatcttttttgttttaaaggctcCCATAGCTGTGAAAATGGGTAAACTGGCAATAAACAGAGGGATAGAggtaacttcttttttttttgccaagagAATGTTTATGAAATATTCAATGAAGCAAAAAATTTAAGAGCCATTCATGAAActgcaataaaaatgtttagaaCAGTCGAAGAAAGTTCTGTAAACAGATTCTAATCGCTGTTTTCAATAAGGGATCAGTCTCTTTGTAAGATTGGCTCCTGAGGCATGAACAAAATTAACAGTGTGGTAGAGCAGGATTCGGACTCTGTGTTCACTGTAAATACTAGAACAGTAATGCTAGGGTTAGAGTTAGTAATTTAATACTAACTCTGACATTTAATCATGGAAAATATTCAAAAGTGTACTGCAGTTTGAATGCTGTGTACTTCAGAGATCACTTCTTCCCTTCAGGTGGATATTGCATCGGGGATGGCTATTGAGGGAATGTGTTATGCACAGGtatgttgtggttttttttttttttaaatcacactgtACGTTTCCTAAGCACTGTAATAGCCTCACAACTTCCATGAGATAAGAAGTTTAATGGCTAAAACTCATACAAACATTTGAAAACTTACTGAAAAGTCCCTTAGCGCTTGTCTATATTGTAGCTATTACAGAATAACTTTCCTGCAATAACCTCATCTATGGACACTCTTACTCTGAATCAGTTCAACTAATTCAGAAGTGGATTAATCTTAAATCACAAAAAGGCACACACTTACTCTGGAATAAGAGCGTCCACACAGACTTTGCAGAATAACTGTTCcgttttaaattcacaccctgacTTATTC
Above is a genomic segment from Natator depressus isolate rNatDep1 chromosome 8, rNatDep2.hap1, whole genome shotgun sequence containing:
- the ECHDC2 gene encoding enoyl-CoA hydratase domain-containing protein 2, mitochondrial isoform X3, which gives rise to MNRAHAKNSLGKVLVNELFRALESLRCDERIRVVVFKSEVKGVFCAGADLKERAQMNDTEVGHFVHRLRSLMDEIAALPMPTIAAIEGYALGGGLELALACDLRIAASSAKMGLIETTRGLLPGAGGTQRLPRCIGIGLAKELIFTGRQIDGQQALSIGLVNHTVPQNDEGDAAYQRALTLAKEIVPQAPIAVKMGKLAINRGIEVDIASGMAIEGMCYAQNIPTRDRQEGMAAFREKRPPQFIGE
- the ECHDC2 gene encoding enoyl-CoA hydratase domain-containing protein 2, mitochondrial isoform X1; translation: MNRAHAKNSLGKVLVNELFRALESLRCDERIRVVVFKSEVKGADLKERAQMNDTEVGHFVHRLRSLMDEIAALPMPTIAAIEGYALGGGLELALACDLRIAASSAKMGLIETTRGLLPGAGGTQRLPRCIGIGLAKELIFTGRQIDGQQALSIGLVNHTVPQNDEGDAAYQRALTLAKEIVPQAPIAVKMGKLAINRGIEVDIASGMAIEGMCYAQNIPTRDRQEGMAAFREKRPPQFIGE